The DNA segment TTACTGCACGAGAAAGAATAGAAAAACTTTTAGATAAGGATAGCTTTATAGAAATTGATGCATTTGTAGAGCACCGCTCAATTCAATTTGGCATGCAAGAAACCAAAGTTCCCAGCGAAGGTGTAATCACAGGCTATGGAACAATCGATGGCAGATTAGTCTTCATATTCGCCCAAGATTTTACAACAATAGGCGGATCCCTGGGAGAAATGCATGCCGCAAAAATTTGCAAGGTTATGGATATGGCAGCAAAAATGGGTGCCCCTTTTATTGGCCTTAACGACTCTGGTGGAGCAAGAATTCAGGAAGGTGTTGATGCACTAAAAGGTTTTGGCGACATATTCTACAGAAACACCCTATCCTCTGGAGTAATACCGCAACTATCAGTAATACTGGGGCCATGCGCCGGAGGAGCCGTATACTCTCCAGCCTTAACCGACTTCGTGTTTATGGTATCCGGTATAAGCAAAATGTTCATTACTGGTCCTCAAGTAATAAAAGCCGTGACAGGTGAAGAAGTCAGTGATGAAGAACTTGGTGGAGCTGCTGCCCACAACCAAAAAAGCGGAGTAGCACACTTTATCAGTCAAAATGAACAAGAATGTTTTGACCAAATAAAAAAACTTCTATCATATATACCTTCAAACAATCTAGAAGATCCACCATATAAACCAACTACCGATAACCCGACAAGAACAGTACCGGAACTTGATAGCATAGTTCCAGCGGATCCAAACAAGCCATATGACATAAAAGACGTCATAAACCACATAGTAGATGATGGTGACTTCTTTGAAGTACAACCACTCTATGCACCAAATCTCATAATAGGTTTTGCAAGACTTTCAGGTCACAGCGTAGGAATCCTGGCAAACCAGCCAAAACATCTTGCTGGCTGCTTAGACATAAACGCTTCTGACAAAGCTGCCCGATTTATACGATTCTGCGATGCATTTAATATACCACTTGTAACGTTTACCGATACTCCCGGATATCTGCCCGGAGTAAACCAAGAACATGGAGGTATAATACGGCATGGTGCAAAACTACTGTACGCATATTCCGAAGCTACAGTGCCAAAACTCACCGTCATAACGAGGAAAGCATATGGAGGCGCTTACATAGCCATGTGTTCAAGACACTTAGGAGCAGACCAAGTTTTTGCATGGCCTACAGCCGAAATAGCCGTTATGGGTCCTGATGGAGCAGCTAATATTATCTTCAAAAAAGAAATAGAAGCATCTGAAGACCCAATAAATACAAGAAAACAAAAAATCGAAGAATATCGGGATAACCTTGCTAACCCTTACCAAGCAGCCGCTCGAGGTTATATTGATGATATAATAGTGCCATCCACAACAAGGGCAAAACTTACATCAGCGCTTGAAATGCTGATGTCAAAAAGCGAAAAAAGACCGGCTAAAAAACACGGCAATATTCCTGTATAAGGAGGAAATTTGAAATTATGACAACTATACAAGTCTTTCAGGAATCACTTAAAACATCTGTCTTTGGCATGTGCCTTGTCTTAGGAACATTATATATACTATCTCTCATTTTAGAGCTCATGAGATTAGTATTTGAATCTAAGACAAACGTAAAAAAAAATGAAACAGCTTTAAAAGATCAAACATCAGAACAAATACAAACTGTCGATACAACAGACGATACTGAACTCATCGCAGTTATCGCTGCAGCTATTGCAGAATACCTACAAACCCCTGTATCAACTTTAAAAATTAGTGCCATACGTCAAATCCATGAAAAAACTCCCATATGGGGTATTGAATCCAGAATATACAACATCAACAATAAATTTTAGATAGAGAATAAAATAAAAGGAAGGAGAAGTACAAAAAAATGAAAAAATACAAAATAACCGTAAATGGAAAAACTTATGAAGTAGAGGTAGAAGAAATAGGTGCTCAGAACTTTATACCTACCCAAACAGCAAATGCTCCTACATCACCGGAAGTGACACAACAACCTAAGCCTCAACCGCAACCTAAGCAAAAAAACTCAGGCACTGTCGGTAAACAAAAAATTACTTCACCTATGCCAGGCACGATTATGTCAATTAACAAAAAACCTGGGGGTAAAATACAAAAAGGTGATGTAATAATGATACTTGAAGCCATGAAAATGGAAAATGAAATCATCGCCCCAGAAGATGGCGTTATAACCTCCATTGATACAAGCGAAGGAGCCTCAGTAAATACAGGCGATATTCTTGCAACATTTGAATAAATCCCATTTGAATAAATCAACGGAGGAGAGAAATCGTGCTCGAACAAATAATAAAATTTTTCATGAAAACTGGTTATGCAAACATAACTTTAGAACAAGCTATCATGATATTGATAGCCTGTTTCCTGATGTATCTTGCTATAGTAAAAAAATATGAACCATTGCTGCTGGTACCTATTAGTTTTGGCATGTTGCTTGCTAATATACCTCAGGCAAACCTTATGGCTAAAGGCAACTTTCTATATTGGATATATCAAGGAGTAAAACTCAATATATATCCACCTCTCATATTCATGGGAGTAGGAGCCATGACCGACTTTGGTCCACTTATAGCCAATCCAAAAAGCTTGTTGCTGGGAGCTGCTGCTCAGTTCGGAATTTTTACTAGTTTTTTAGGCGCAGGCCTTCTTGGATTTAACTTCAAAGAATCTGCTTCTATAGGAATAATAGGCGGGGCAGACGGACCGACAGCCATATTCCTTACAAGTCAGCTTGCTCCACATCTATTAGGAGCGGTAGCAGTAGCTGCTTATTCATATATGGCATTAGTCCCCATCATACAGCCGCCTATAATGCGGGCGCTTACTACAAAAAAAGAGCGCCAAGTAACTATGGAGCAGCTAAGACCCGTATCTAAAACAGAAAAAATCATATTTCCAATAATAGTAACTATATTAGCAAGTTTTTTAGTTCCAGATGCCACGGCTTTAGTAGGTTGTCTGATGTTGGGCAATTTGTTTAGAGAATGTGGTGTAGTCGATAGACTATCTAAAACAACTCAAAACGAACTTATAAATATCATTACCATATTTCTTGGTACCACTGTTGGAGCTACTGCCAGTGCAGAAAATTTTCTGCAGTGGGGAACTATTAAAATACTTTTGCTAGGTCTTGCAGCCTTTTCAGTAGGAACAGCCTCAGGAGTACTCTTTGGTAAACTCATGTATGTTTTATCAGGAGGAAAAGTAAACCCACTTATAGGTTCTGCTGGTGTATCTGCAGTTCCTATGGCAGCAAGAGTATCTCAGGTAGTGGCACAGGAAGAAAAACCCGGCAACTTTATTCTGATGCATGCTATGGGCCCTAATGTAGCAGGTGTTATTGGTTCAGCTATAGTTGCAGGTATGTTGCTTTCAATGTATGGTGGTTAAAATTGTTTAAATAGTGTTGTTCACTGGATATTTATGATTATCTTTCAGATGTAATGATAAATGATTTTAGAAAGGAGATTAAAATTGCAGCAAAAAAAAGAAGGAAAAGTTGGAATAACCGATACTATTTTAAGAGATGCACATCAATCACTTATAGCTACAAGGATGAAAACAGATGAAATGCTGCCAATCGCTGAAAAGCTTGATCAGGTAGGCTACTATTCTTTAGAAATGTGGGGCGGAGCTACATTTGATAGCTGTATCCGTTTTTTAAACGAAGATCCATGGGAAAGACTTCGTAAAATAAAACAAATAGTTAAAAAAACTCCCTTGCAAATGCTTTTGAGGGGACAGAACCTTTTAGGGTATCATCACTATCCTGATGATGTAGTAGAAATGTTTGTAAAGAAATCTGTAGAAAATGGCATTGATATTATACGAATCTTTGATGCACTAAATGATATTAGGAACCTAAAAAAGGCTATTGAGGTAACAAAAGAAACCGGGGCACATGCTCAGGGAACAGTAGTATATACTATAAGCCCTGTTCATAATAATGACTACTATGTAAATATGGCTAAACAATTAGAAGAAATGGGAATTGATTCCCTCTGTATAAAAGATATGGCAGGTCTTTTAGCACCATATGATGCTTATGAACTGATTTCTCGATTAAAAAAAGAAATCAAAATACCAATACAGCTTCACAGTCATTATACAAGTGGTATGGCTTCAATGACCTATCTAAAAGCGATTGAAGCTGGAGTAGATGTTATAGATACGGCCTTATCGCCTTTTGCCTTAGGAACGTCGCAACCCCCTACAGAAACTATGGTAGCCGTATTGAGGAATACCCCTTATGACACAAAGCTAGATCTGGAATTCATTTCGAGTATATCCGACTACTTTAAACAAGTGAGGGGAAACTATAAAATTGATAGTATTATTACAATGGTTGATACTATGGTGCTTAATTATCAAATACCTGGTGGTATGCTATCCAATCTTACCAGTCAACTAAAACAGCAAAATGCTCTTGACAAGCTTCCAGAAGTGTTAAAAGAAGTTCCAAGAGTAAGAGAAGATCTTGGGTATCCGCCTTTAGTTACACCTACAAGCCAAATAGTAGGCACTCAAGCGGTAGTTAATGTGCTTACCGGAGAACGATATAAGATGATTATAAATGAGGTAAAAAATTATGTTAAAGGGCTATATGGCAAATCACCCGCTCCTATTAAAGAAGAAATAAAACAAAAAATAATAGGAGATGAAGAAGTAATTGAATGCCGCCCTGCTGATCTGCTTGAACCCGAGCTGGAAAAATATTTTAAGGAAATCTCTTATTATATAGAACAAGAAGAAGATGTTTTAACATATGCTCTTTTCCCTCAGATAGCCCTGAAGTTTTTTCAAGAGCGTCAAGCAAAAAAATATAAAATTGACAGCAACTTGGTAAATAAAGATCAGTTTGACGTCTATCCTGCATAATAACGATTTGTTCGAAAGTATATTATTTATATATTTAGCATATACTTGATACATCTACCACATAATACCCTAAAAATACCCTATAAAACAGGGTATTTTTTTTATAATCAACAAAATTGGAGGCAACTAGTTTGGATGAAAGTATACAAAATTTAAATTCAAAAGTCGAAAAACTCGAAAGTAAAATAGCCTCTCTTTGTCTTGGGCGTAGGATTCTTATGGATCTATTGATTGAACAGGAGAATATAAAAAATTATGAAATCCAGAAACTAAAATTAGAAATCAAAAGATTAAATCGAATTATCAAAAAACGTCATTGATTGATTAATAGTTTGAATATGACATCTTACTCACGTTTTTTATAAAAGATAGTATTTTTTAATTTTGCTGCTTATATATTATACATAAGAAGTAAAAGATTTAGATAATAAGGTGATTATTTTGTGGAAAAAAATTATCCTTGTTTTTTTTCTTTTATTTTTATGTGTAATAATAATTATTATATTACATGATTATAATAATCCACTAATTCCTTCTGGCCTATATATTGCTGATATAGATATAGGAGGTTTAACAAATGATGAAGCTAGAAATATATTTCATAAATTAACTGAAGAAAAAATAAATAACTCTATAATTCTTACTTTTTATGATAAGCAGTGGATTTTGAAAATATCTGAATATGTTGAAATAGATGCGGATGAGAGTATAGAGAATATGGCATCCTATGTAAAAAATATTAAAAAAAAAGGTGTAATAAAAGGATTTATTTATCGCCAACGGCTAAAAAAGTCTCCTTTGCGTATAGAGCCAATTATTAAATATAAACAAGATAAATTGGCACAGCTTTTTGATGAAATTAACAAAGTTATAATGGTTAAACCTATAAATGCTGTATTTAAAACCGATAATGATATAGTGCACATAATTACTGATGTTAAAGGACAAATTTTAGATGAAGATATGTTAAAAGAGAAAATCAAAGAGGCTATATGGACTAAAAATCAGACATTAGTAATTCCAGTAAAAGTATGGAATGCAGAAATGACAAAAGAAGATTTAGAAAAGATGGGGATTAGGGTAAAAATAGCAGAGTATTCAACTGAGTTTGATAAAACATTAAAAAATAGAACGGAAAATATAAAAGTCGCAAGTGAAATGCTTAATGGCTGTATAATTTCACCCGGAGAGACATTTTCCTTTAATAAGGTTGTAGGTGAACGCACTAGTGATAAGGGATATAAAAAAGCACCTGCCTTTATTAATAATGAGGTTATTTACGACATAGGAGGCGGTATCTGTCAGGTTTCTAGCACCTTATATAATCTTGCTTTATTGACAGACCTTGAAATAGTCGAAAGAATGAACCATTCTCTACCGGTAGGCTACGTTCCTTTAGGGAGGGATGCTACAGTTAGTTATGGTACTATAGATTTAAAATTCAAAAATAATACGGGTGGATATCTCTTGTTAACGTCGGAGATTACGAATGATAAGCTAATTGTAAAATTTTTTGGTAATAAAAAGATCGATAAATATGTAGAATTATTTTCTGAAACGATAAAAACTATTCCATCGCCTATCATCATTAAAAAAGATTTCAATTTAGAAAAAGGCGAAATCAGGATAGAACAAGGGAATGCAGGTTATGTAGTTAATCTCTGGAAAAGATATGCTAATGAAAAAAACGAACACAAAGTTCTAATTTCTAGTGATACTTATAACCCAACACCCACATTACTGTATGTAGGCGAGAAAGTTAAAGAAATTACAGACGATAAAAATATAAACGCAACAATAATTCCATAACAAATTGAAAAAGTAATTTGTTATGGACCGAAAGAGTATGTTTTTTAGCTTTTTTAAAGTTTTGATACTGATAGATCATTTAATCTTTAACTGAGTTTATGTTATAATCTCATCTTTGACAGTTGCGAGACAACAAAACTCTGGAACGCCTTGCAAATAAGGCATTTCAGAGTTTCTTGATTTTTTAAATTTTGCGTAATATCTTTTTCTTTTTCGTATCTTTTAATATTTTTTTCATTTCCCTTAAACTGACTATTTCAGTATCTGTTCTAAATCCAAATACTTCATGTAAGATATCTGTTAAGTCAGTCCTTGTGTATGTTGGAATATACCCTTCAGTAGGAATGTAATTGAAATCCATATTCCTTAAGCTATGAATTATCTCAGAGCTTGTAAATTCTTCGCTTAGATATTTTTCAAGATATCTATATATAACTATTGCAAGAAAACATGTAGTAAAATGTGCTTGTATTCTATCATCACGACTTAAATAAACAGGTCTAGCTTTGAATTCGCTTTTCATAATTCTAAAACATTCCTCTATTTCCCAACGTCTATGATTAATCTTTGTAATAATACTGGCATCTTCATCTAAGTTGGTACATACAGCATAAAACCCATCATACATTTCTTCTTTTGCTATTGCATCTTGATTTATACTATAGATTACTTTATCAGCTATTTCACCATCCTTTGTAACATTAGTGGATGATATGAATCGTTTAAAATCATTTTGATTTTTCTTATTAACACTCTTTGGTCTTTCTTCAATTAATTTAGAGGCACGTTCTAACTGTCTATTCCTAATCTGCCTTTGATAATCTCTGTATTTAAGAGAATATGTGACAATGAGTTTCTGTTCTAACCCATCCTCTTTAATCCAACGTTCCTTGTAAAAAGTCTTTGATTTATATTCTTCATAGTTGTCCTCATCTTTATCAAGTAGACTGATATCATATAATTTATTTACACCAGGAAGATGCCAGCCCGTAGGGTCAAGAGCCCACTGCTTTAAATATCTCTTTAATTTTTTAACTGATTGGGTTGTAATAAAAGCTCTATCCTTTTTATCATTAAATCTACGATTTTCTATTGAAGATAGTCCAGCATCTGTACAAACAATAAATTTTGATAGTTCAAAATCTTTAAGTATCTTTTCTTCTAAAGGCTTTAGTGTAATTTGTTCATTTGTGTTACCACTATGAATGTTAAATGCGAGAGGAATACCATCTCCATCCATGAATAGTCCCATTCCCACAATAGGATTAGGTTTATTCTCTTTACTAGGACCATATTGTTTAAAACCATCCTCTTGCTCTATTTCAAAAAAGTAATTAGTACAGTCATAGTAAAGAACATGGTCATTTCTCTTAAAAATAGATAAACTATTTTTGTAGAGCTCTGATTGAATAAAATCAGTTTCTTTAGCGATTACCTCTAATGCCCTATAAACATGTTGCAATTCGAAATCAGGTTGTTCAATCAAGCACTTTGATTCTTGATAGGTGTTAAGTTTTGAGGATGGAAAAAGAATTCTACCGTAAATTAACCTAGAAAGAATGGAATCAAGATTGTAAGTAAATTTATACTTAGTAGAAATATCTTTGCAAATTTTATGTAATCCCAACTGATGATATATTTGCTGTAAGAATAGATATCCACCATTGAAGGACCTTTGAACACCTTTTTCGATTCTCTTTGACTGGCTATACTTTACAATCACGTCTCTTTTTTGTTCTTTTTCTTTTTTGTTCAATTCTTTGATATATTCTTTAGCCCATTCAATAGGATCCTGACCATTTAATTTTTCTTCTAACTCTTTAACAGTACCAAGTTTTTCTACAACTCTAGTTGAATGTTTACCATTTTCGTAAATTGACTCTATTACATAAAGTGATGTAGAATTTTTAGATTTTGAAATAGATAATCTCATTATGAATTTTCCTCCTTCCCTTTAATTATAACATATTACTCAATATTACTCAATAAATATTTTTAAAAATTGACAAAAAAATAAAGCCTTTTCAATGGCTTTAGAGATTATTTTATTATTCAACTGTCAAAGACCCGGGAATGCAGGTTATGTAGTTAATCTCTGGAAAAGATATGCTAATGAAAAAAACGAACACAAAGTTCTAATTTCTAGTGATACTTATAACCCAACACCCACATTACTGTATGTAGGCGAGAAAGTTAAAGAAATTACAGACGATAAAAATATAAACGCAACAATAATTCCATAACAAATTGAAAAAGTAATTTGTTATGGACCGAAAGAGTATGTTTTTTAGCTTTTTTAAAGTTTTGATACTGATAGATCATTTAATCTTTAACTGAGTTTATGTTATAATATAGCATAGAATATAATAAAAGAGGGATTTCATGTGCTTGAAAGCAAAATTAAAGAATCTTTTACAACAGTAGAAATCAGTCTACCCGATATTATAAAACTACTGTTAGATTTAAAAGATGAATTTAATATACAAAATTCAGATGTCGATACTATAGTTAAAGCTGTAAAGCTTGATAATGAAAAATCTAAAAAACAAAGAGATTATTTATACAACAGGATAAAAGAACACATAAATACATGTCAGAGCTGTCTTCTCTATGCGCAGGAAAACCATACTCATAAGGTAGCAGGTGAAGGGGCTTTAAACTCGCCATTGGTTTTAATTGGCGAGGGCCCTGGCTTTGATGAAGATAAGCAGGGTCGTCCTTTTGTTGGACGAGCAGGGCAATTACTTACAACTATATTAAATAAAATGGATATTCGGCGAGAAAAGGTTTACATAACTAATGTAATAAAATGCCGACCGCCGCAGAATAGAACACCATTGCAAAAAGAGATTAAAGCCTGCTCTAAAAATTTAGAACTTGAGCTTTCTCTTATTCAACCTAAAGTTATAATTGCTCTTGGTGCCGTTCCGTTGAACTATTTCAAGTCTGGTAGCAGCATTATGAGGGAACGAGGACAATGGATAAATTCCAGAGATTACTGGATTATGCCAACATTTCATCCTGCATATATTTTGCGTCAGCATGGGAAAACACTAAATAAGGTTAAGTGGTTAGTATGGCAAGATTTTAATGAAGCTGTAGCAAAGGCAAAAGAAATGTGTCCAGAATATGATTTTAGTAGTTAGGTATAGAAGAAGGAAGTGAAACTATGAAATATAAAATATTAACTTGGGGCTGCCAGATGAATATTCATGATAGTGAAATTATTTCAGGTGTCATGCAAAAGATGGGATACTGCCCAGCAGATACACTCCAAGAATCTGATGTAATCATATTGAATACTTGCTGTGTTAGGGAAAATGCCGAGAGAAAGGTATATGGACGAATAGCACAGTTAAAGCAATTCAAATCAAAAAACCCCAATTTGATTCTTGCGGTTTCTGGTTGTATGGTGCAACAACCACATGTAGTTGAATATATATCAGAAAAATTACCCTATGTGGATATCTTATTTGGTATAAAAAACGTTCATAAGTTACCTGAACTTATTGAAAGTACAAGACAAACAAACTTACCGGTAATAGATATATCTGGAGATTCTATGATTGATGAAAATCTACCAATTAAGCATACAAATGATGCGAAAGCCTGGGTAACAATTACTTATGGATGTAATAATTATTGCAGCTATTGTATTGTTCCATACGTAAGAGGCAAGGAGGTAAGTCGGAGACCTGATGATATTTTAAGAGAGATTGAAACCCTTGCTAATAATGGTTTTATTGAAATTAATCTATTGGGTCAAAATGTAAATTCTTATGGCAAGGATCTGAATATACCTGTGACTTTTCCTGAGCTTTTAAGGAGGGTAAATGATGTTGATGGTATTAAGCGCATAAGATTTATAACTTCTCATCCGAAAGATTTATCGAATGAACTTATATTGGCAATGAGGGATTGTAAAAAAGTTTGCGAACATATTCACCTGCCGGTTCAGTCTGGAAGTAATCAAATTTTATCTAAGATGAACCGAAAATATACCAGGGAGCATTATATAGAATTGATATATAAGCTACGAGATGCTATTCCTAATATTGCTATTACCACTGATATAATTGTAGGCTTTCCAGGAGAAACGGAAAAAGATTTTCTTGATACGCTTGAATTAGTAAAAGCAGTAGAGTTTGACTCAGCCTTTACTTTCATGTATTCTAAACGTAAAGGAACTCCCGCGGCGAAAATGGCGGATCAAATTGATAATGATATAAAAAAAGATCGACTTAATAGATTGATGCAATTACAGGATGCCATTACAGAAAGTAAAAATAATAGATTAAAAGGAACTATACAGGAAGTATTAGTTGAAGGAGTCAGCAAAGGTAATATTAACAGGTTATCTGGCCGAAGCCGAACCAACAAGTTGGTAAATTTTGATGGTTCGGAAAAATTAATAGGCAAACTTGTAAATGTAAAGATTATTGAGCCGCATACATGGTCTTTGCTTGGCGAAATTGTAGAATGAGGTTTTCAGGGGGCTTTTTTTATATGGATACTCCGATGATACAACAATATAAAGAGATTAAAGACAAATATCGTGATTATATAGTTTTTTTTCGTCTTGGCGATTTTTATGAGATGTTTTTCGACGATGCTTATATTTGCTCAAAAGAACTGGAAATTACTCTTACATCCAGAGATTCTGACAATAAAGTACCTATGGCCGGAGTTCCATACCATGCTGCTGATCAGTATATAGCTAAACTCGTTGCTAAAGGTTACAAAGTTGTCATATGTGAACAAGTTGAAGATCCAAAACTTGCAAAAGGTATTGTCAAGCGAGAAGTAGTTAAAATTGTAACTCCGGGAACAATCACTGATTTAAATGCTCTCGAGGAAAATAAAAATAACTATCTTGGATGTGTTTTTAAGAATAAACATGAATTCGGTCTTGCTTTTGTAGATCTGATGACTGGAGAATTTGATATAACGAATTTAAAATCATCTTATCCATATCATGAAATAATAAATGAAGTTAGTCGATTTAGCCCTCGAGAGTGTTTAGCGAATCATGAATTGTCCCAGGAAAAATCCTTAAATAGAAAATTAAAAGAAAATCTAAAATTATGTTTTACTTTTAGAGATGCGACATATTTTGATGAACAATCAGCTTTAATTTTATTAATGTCACAGTTTGGTGAAGAAAAAATTAAAAAATTAGAAAATAGGAAGCCGGCTTTGATAGCTGCCGGAGCTTGCTTAAGATACCTAAATGAAACGCAAAAGCTAAACTTATCTCATATTAATTCTATTTCGTTTTATGAAAATCACGACTTTATGGTTTTGGATTTTATTTGTAGCAAAAACCTCGAAATTACCGAAAACTTGCGAGATAGAAAAAAAACCGGGAGTCTTTTATGGGTAATGGATAAAACTTCTACAGCTATGGGAGCACGGCTGCTCAGGAAATGGCTTGAACAACCTTTGCTCGATATCTTAAAGATTAAGCAAAGGCAGGATGCAATAGAAGAATTATTTAATGATTTTTTCTTACGCTCAGATTTGAAAGAGCAGTTAAAAAATATTTACGATATAGAGCGATTAAGTGGAAAATTAGTCTGCGGAAATGCTAATGCTAGAGATCTATTAGCAATAAAAAATACTATAAAGTCATTGCCTCAAATAAAGCATATTCTTACTCGATGCAATTCTAAGCTTTTGCATCAAATATATGAACAACTTGACCCGTTAGAAGATATATGTTTGTTATTGGAGAAATCTATCTTTGAAGATCCTCCGCTAACAATCAAGGAAGCAAATGTTATTAAGGATGGATATAATTCGGAAATAGATATGCTCAGAAAAGCATCTAGAGAAGGTAAAGCATGGATAGCTGACCTAGAAAGAAAGGAGCGAGAAAGCACAGGGATAAAATCATTAAAAATTGGTTTTAATAAGGTCTTCGGCTACTATATTGAAGTAACTAAATCTAACCTCTCAATGGTTCCGGAAAATTACATTAGAAAACAAACATTAGCTAATGCTGAACGTTATATTACGGAAGAATTAAAAGAATATGAATCGCTTATACTCAATGCAAATGAGAAACTTCAGGAATTGGAATATAACTTGTTTTGTGAAATAAGAGATCAACTGATTAAAGAAATTCCCAGACTTAAACAAAGTGCTTATAATTTATCTCTATTAGATGTTCTATTATCATTGGCTGAAGTTTCGTATAGTAATAATTACATAAAACCCGAAGTAAATTTAAGTGATGAAATAAACATAATAGATGGTCGGCACCCCGTTGTTGAACTTACTCAAAAAGAAGAATTGTTTATACCTAATGATACACAAATAGATTGCAGTGATAACTTAATCTCAGTTATAACCGGACCTAATATGGCTGGTAAATCCACTTACATGAGGCAAGTAGCATTAATTGTATTAATGGCTCAAATAGGTTGTTTTATACCCGCAAAAAAAGCCAAAATTGGCATCGTCGATCGCATTTTTACACGTATAGGAGCATCAGATAATTTAGCGTTGGGGCAAAGTACTTTTATGGTAGAAATGACAGAAGTAGCTGACATTCTTAATAATGCTACTAATAAA comes from the Tepidanaerobacter acetatoxydans Re1 genome and includes:
- a CDS encoding uracil-DNA glycosylase codes for the protein MLESKIKESFTTVEISLPDIIKLLLDLKDEFNIQNSDVDTIVKAVKLDNEKSKKQRDYLYNRIKEHINTCQSCLLYAQENHTHKVAGEGALNSPLVLIGEGPGFDEDKQGRPFVGRAGQLLTTILNKMDIRREKVYITNVIKCRPPQNRTPLQKEIKACSKNLELELSLIQPKVIIALGAVPLNYFKSGSSIMRERGQWINSRDYWIMPTFHPAYILRQHGKTLNKVKWLVWQDFNEAVAKAKEMCPEYDFSS
- the mutS gene encoding DNA mismatch repair protein MutS, with the translated sequence MDTPMIQQYKEIKDKYRDYIVFFRLGDFYEMFFDDAYICSKELEITLTSRDSDNKVPMAGVPYHAADQYIAKLVAKGYKVVICEQVEDPKLAKGIVKREVVKIVTPGTITDLNALEENKNNYLGCVFKNKHEFGLAFVDLMTGEFDITNLKSSYPYHEIINEVSRFSPRECLANHELSQEKSLNRKLKENLKLCFTFRDATYFDEQSALILLMSQFGEEKIKKLENRKPALIAAGACLRYLNETQKLNLSHINSISFYENHDFMVLDFICSKNLEITENLRDRKKTGSLLWVMDKTSTAMGARLLRKWLEQPLLDILKIKQRQDAIEELFNDFFLRSDLKEQLKNIYDIERLSGKLVCGNANARDLLAIKNTIKSLPQIKHILTRCNSKLLHQIYEQLDPLEDICLLLEKSIFEDPPLTIKEANVIKDGYNSEIDMLRKASREGKAWIADLERKERESTGIKSLKIGFNKVFGYYIEVTKSNLSMVPENYIRKQTLANAERYITEELKEYESLILNANEKLQELEYNLFCEIRDQLIKEIPRLKQSAYNLSLLDVLLSLAEVSYSNNYIKPEVNLSDEINIIDGRHPVVELTQKEELFIPNDTQIDCSDNLISVITGPNMAGKSTYMRQVALIVLMAQIGCFIPAKKAKIGIVDRIFTRIGASDNLALGQSTFMVEMTEVADILNNATNKSLLILDEVGRGTSTFDGLSIAWAVIEYIQKNLKAKTLFATHYHELTALKKLKGVKNYKITVKEKGDDVIFLRKIVPGEADKSYGIQVAKLAGVPNAVINRARKILVDLEQNQTQTQGELAISHIAACSDKSSQSTNEYQLNLSALKNEEIIEQIKSVNIDTITPLEALNFLFSIKKQLV
- a CDS encoding IS1634 family transposase, encoding MRLSISKSKNSTSLYVIESIYENGKHSTRVVEKLGTVKELEEKLNGQDPIEWAKEYIKELNKKEKEQKRDVIVKYSQSKRIEKGVQRSFNGGYLFLQQIYHQLGLHKICKDISTKYKFTYNLDSILSRLIYGRILFPSSKLNTYQESKCLIEQPDFELQHVYRALEVIAKETDFIQSELYKNSLSIFKRNDHVLYYDCTNYFFEIEQEDGFKQYGPSKENKPNPIVGMGLFMDGDGIPLAFNIHSGNTNEQITLKPLEEKILKDFELSKFIVCTDAGLSSIENRRFNDKKDRAFITTQSVKKLKRYLKQWALDPTGWHLPGVNKLYDISLLDKDEDNYEEYKSKTFYKERWIKEDGLEQKLIVTYSLKYRDYQRQIRNRQLERASKLIEERPKSVNKKNQNDFKRFISSTNVTKDGEIADKVIYSINQDAIAKEEMYDGFYAVCTNLDEDASIITKINHRRWEIEECFRIMKSEFKARPVYLSRDDRIQAHFTTCFLAIVIYRYLEKYLSEEFTSSEIIHSLRNMDFNYIPTEGYIPTYTRTDLTDILHEVFGFRTDTEIVSLREMKKILKDTKKKKILRKI
- the miaB gene encoding tRNA (N6-isopentenyl adenosine(37)-C2)-methylthiotransferase MiaB, which gives rise to MKYKILTWGCQMNIHDSEIISGVMQKMGYCPADTLQESDVIILNTCCVRENAERKVYGRIAQLKQFKSKNPNLILAVSGCMVQQPHVVEYISEKLPYVDILFGIKNVHKLPELIESTRQTNLPVIDISGDSMIDENLPIKHTNDAKAWVTITYGCNNYCSYCIVPYVRGKEVSRRPDDILREIETLANNGFIEINLLGQNVNSYGKDLNIPVTFPELLRRVNDVDGIKRIRFITSHPKDLSNELILAMRDCKKVCEHIHLPVQSGSNQILSKMNRKYTREHYIELIYKLRDAIPNIAITTDIIVGFPGETEKDFLDTLELVKAVEFDSAFTFMYSKRKGTPAAKMADQIDNDIKKDRLNRLMQLQDAITESKNNRLKGTIQEVLVEGVSKGNINRLSGRSRTNKLVNFDGSEKLIGKLVNVKIIEPHTWSLLGEIVE